A section of the Perognathus longimembris pacificus isolate PPM17 chromosome 7, ASM2315922v1, whole genome shotgun sequence genome encodes:
- the Zranb2 gene encoding zinc finger Ran-binding domain-containing protein 2 isoform X1 — MSTKNFRVSDGDWICPDKKCGNVNFARRTSCNRCGREKTTEAKMMKAGGTEIGKTLAEKSRGLFSANDWQCKTCSNVNWARRSECNMCNTPKYAKLEERTGYGGGFNERENVEYIEREESDGEYDEFGRKKKKYRGKAVGPASILKEVEDKESEGEEEDEDEDLSKYKLDEDEDEDDADLSKYNLDASEEEESNKKKSNRRSRSKSRSSRSSSRSSSPSSSRSRSRSRSRSSSSSQSRSRSTSRERSRSRGSKSRSSSRSHRGSSSPRKRSYSSSSSSPERTRKRSRSRSSSPGDRKKRRTRSRSPERHHRSSSGSSHSGSRSSSKKK, encoded by the exons ATGTCGACCAAAAATTTCCGAGTCAGTGACGGGGACTGGATTTGCCCTGACAAAAA atgtggaaatgtaaactttgcCAGAAGAACTAGCTGTAATCGATGTGGTCGGG aaaaaacaactgaggccaaGATGATGAAAGCTGGGGGCACAGAAATAGGAAAGACACTTGCAGAAAAGAGTCGAGGCCTATTTAGTGCTAATGACTGGCAATGTAAAAC TTGCAGTAATGTGAATTGGGCTAGAAGATCAGAATGTAACATGTGTAATACTCCAAAATATGCTAAATTAGAAGAAAGAACAG GATATGGTGGTGgttttaatgaaagagaaaatgttgaATATATAGAAAGAGAAGAATCAGATGGAGAATATGATGAG TTTGGacgtaaaaagaaaaaatatagaggGAAAGCAGTTGGTCCTGCATCTATATTAAAGGAAGTTGAAGATAAAGAatcagagggagaagaagaggatgaggatgaagatcTTTCTAAATATAAATTAGATGAG gatgaggatgaagatgatgctGATCTCTCCAAATATAATCTTGATGCcagtgaagaagaagaaagtaataaaaagaaatctaataGACGAAGTCGCTCAAAGTCTCGATCTTCACGATCTTCATCACGCTCATCCTCCCCCTCAAGTTCAAGGTCTAGGTCCAG GTCCCGTTCAAGAAGTTCTTCCAGTTCGCAGTCAAGATCTCGTTCCACTTCCAGAGAACGTTCGAGATCTCGTGGGTCGAAATCAAG ATCCAGCTCCAGATCCCACAGGGGCTCCTCTTCCCCACGAAAAAGATCTTATTCAAGTTCTTCATCTTCTCCTGAGAGGACCAGAAAGAGAAGTCGTTCTAGATCTTCTTCACCTGGTGATAGAAAAAAAAGACGAACAAGATCACGGTCACCCGAAAG GCACCACAGGTCATCTTCTGGATCATCCCATTCTGGTTCCCGTTCaagttcaaaaaagaaatag
- the Zranb2 gene encoding zinc finger Ran-binding domain-containing protein 2 isoform X3 translates to MMKAGGTEIGKTLAEKSRGLFSANDWQCKTCSNVNWARRSECNMCNTPKYAKLEERTGYGGGFNERENVEYIEREESDGEYDEFGRKKKKYRGKAVGPASILKEVEDKESEGEEEDEDEDLSKYKLDEDEDEDDADLSKYNLDASEEEESNKKKSNRRSRSKSRSSRSSSRSSSPSSSRSRSRSRSRSSSSSQSRSRSTSRERSRSRGSKSRSSSRSHRGSSSPRKRSYSSSSSSPERTRKRSRSRSSSPGDRKKRRTRSRSPERHHRSSSGSSHSGSRSSSKKK, encoded by the exons ATGATGAAAGCTGGGGGCACAGAAATAGGAAAGACACTTGCAGAAAAGAGTCGAGGCCTATTTAGTGCTAATGACTGGCAATGTAAAAC TTGCAGTAATGTGAATTGGGCTAGAAGATCAGAATGTAACATGTGTAATACTCCAAAATATGCTAAATTAGAAGAAAGAACAG GATATGGTGGTGgttttaatgaaagagaaaatgttgaATATATAGAAAGAGAAGAATCAGATGGAGAATATGATGAG TTTGGacgtaaaaagaaaaaatatagaggGAAAGCAGTTGGTCCTGCATCTATATTAAAGGAAGTTGAAGATAAAGAatcagagggagaagaagaggatgaggatgaagatcTTTCTAAATATAAATTAGATGAG gatgaggatgaagatgatgctGATCTCTCCAAATATAATCTTGATGCcagtgaagaagaagaaagtaataaaaagaaatctaataGACGAAGTCGCTCAAAGTCTCGATCTTCACGATCTTCATCACGCTCATCCTCCCCCTCAAGTTCAAGGTCTAGGTCCAG GTCCCGTTCAAGAAGTTCTTCCAGTTCGCAGTCAAGATCTCGTTCCACTTCCAGAGAACGTTCGAGATCTCGTGGGTCGAAATCAAG ATCCAGCTCCAGATCCCACAGGGGCTCCTCTTCCCCACGAAAAAGATCTTATTCAAGTTCTTCATCTTCTCCTGAGAGGACCAGAAAGAGAAGTCGTTCTAGATCTTCTTCACCTGGTGATAGAAAAAAAAGACGAACAAGATCACGGTCACCCGAAAG GCACCACAGGTCATCTTCTGGATCATCCCATTCTGGTTCCCGTTCaagttcaaaaaagaaatag
- the Zranb2 gene encoding zinc finger Ran-binding domain-containing protein 2 isoform X2: protein MSTKNFRVSDGDWICPDKKCGNVNFARRTSCNRCGREKTTEAKMMKAGGTEIGKTLAEKSRGLFSANDWQCKTCSNVNWARRSECNMCNTPKYAKLEERTGYGGGFNERENVEYIEREESDGEYDEFGRKKKKYRGKAVGPASILKEVEDKESEGEEEDEDEDLSKYKLDEDEDEDDADLSKYNLDASEEEESNKKKSNRRSRSKSRSSRSSSRSSSPSSSRSRSRSRSRSSSSSQSRSRSTSRERSRSRGSKSRSSSRSHRGSSSPRKRSYSSSSSSPERTRKRSRSRSSSPGDRKKRRTRSRSPESQVIGENTKQP from the exons ATGTCGACCAAAAATTTCCGAGTCAGTGACGGGGACTGGATTTGCCCTGACAAAAA atgtggaaatgtaaactttgcCAGAAGAACTAGCTGTAATCGATGTGGTCGGG aaaaaacaactgaggccaaGATGATGAAAGCTGGGGGCACAGAAATAGGAAAGACACTTGCAGAAAAGAGTCGAGGCCTATTTAGTGCTAATGACTGGCAATGTAAAAC TTGCAGTAATGTGAATTGGGCTAGAAGATCAGAATGTAACATGTGTAATACTCCAAAATATGCTAAATTAGAAGAAAGAACAG GATATGGTGGTGgttttaatgaaagagaaaatgttgaATATATAGAAAGAGAAGAATCAGATGGAGAATATGATGAG TTTGGacgtaaaaagaaaaaatatagaggGAAAGCAGTTGGTCCTGCATCTATATTAAAGGAAGTTGAAGATAAAGAatcagagggagaagaagaggatgaggatgaagatcTTTCTAAATATAAATTAGATGAG gatgaggatgaagatgatgctGATCTCTCCAAATATAATCTTGATGCcagtgaagaagaagaaagtaataaaaagaaatctaataGACGAAGTCGCTCAAAGTCTCGATCTTCACGATCTTCATCACGCTCATCCTCCCCCTCAAGTTCAAGGTCTAGGTCCAG GTCCCGTTCAAGAAGTTCTTCCAGTTCGCAGTCAAGATCTCGTTCCACTTCCAGAGAACGTTCGAGATCTCGTGGGTCGAAATCAAG ATCCAGCTCCAGATCCCACAGGGGCTCCTCTTCCCCACGAAAAAGATCTTATTCAAGTTCTTCATCTTCTCCTGAGAGGACCAGAAAGAGAAGTCGTTCTAGATCTTCTTCACCTGGTGATAGAAAAAAAAGACGAACAAGATCACGGTCACCCGAAAG CCAGGTGATTGGTGAAAACACTAAACAACCCTGA